From Antedon mediterranea chromosome 9, ecAntMedi1.1, whole genome shotgun sequence, a single genomic window includes:
- the LOC140058220 gene encoding uncharacterized protein, giving the protein MTGTDSDDSQVFRNRSDFEFKDHKVSLGAVQIKRENEKPHAIKLQIYRRKEQSYDTEVGGAKPKKRQLQPSVCMKVLSYLKDQLQTVCNIYEGSGYKLRVVCDACNPKEHHLVDLEKCLKNDVVPCGTDTSMNTAHIKRYFSKGVVGASSSYPDLSEDEFKQLITEFAQWYDERGLLNRLKVLFKEMLGDFEALNRVTSTFDLLALLTDSGLLSRQKMSVLYDTIQITKQNGFEDMVKNKLPFFQSFKTQTTLSFSPHTINLFNLGKSLSDLDMKTLDGRFNFPVLKKYDDRWSLILDLESRGLLSEDKLESVEKDVLKR; this is encoded by the exons ATGACGGGTACAGATAGTGATGATTCACAAGTGTTCCGGAATCGTAGTGATTTTGAATTTAAAGATCACAAAGTCAGTTTAGGTGCCGTACAAATTAAGCGTGAAAATGAAAAACCACACGCAATTAAG CTTCAAATATATCGTAGGAAAGAACAGAGTTATGACACAGAAGTTGGTGGCGCCAAACCAAAGAAACGACAACTGCAACCGAGTGTTTGTATGaag GTACTAAGTTACTTGAAGGATCAACTACAAACCGTATGCAACATATACGAAGGTAGTGGTTACAAACTACGTGTGGTATGCGATGCTTGTAATCCAAAGGAACATCACTTAGTTGACCTTGAAAAGTGTTTGAAGAATGATGTAGTTCCATGTGGAACCGATACGTCTATGAATACAGCTCATATCAAGCGATATTTTTCTAAAG GTGTTGTTGGAGCATCAAGTTCATATCCAG ATCTTTCGGAAGATGAGTTTAAACAGTTAATTACAGAATTTGCACAATGGTATGATGAACGTGGACTCCTTAACAGACTGAAAGTTCTGTTCAAAGAAATGCTAGGCGACTTTGAAGCGTTGAATAGAGTTACCAGTACATTCGACCTGTTAGCACTGTTAACTGATTCTGGGCTGTTGAGTCGACAAAAAATGTCTGTACTGTATGATACAATACAGATAACTAAACAAAATGGCTTTGAGGACATGGTTAAAAATAAGCTTCCTTTTTTCCAAAGTTTTAAGACCCAAACTACATTGTCATTTTCACCACATACCATAAATCTGTTTAATCTGGGAAAAAGTCTCAGTGACTTAGATATGAAAACTCTTGATGGACGTTTCAACTTCCCTGTTCTTAAGAAGTATGACGACAGGTGGAGTTTGATTTTGGATTTGGAATCACGAGGGTTGCTAAGTGAAGATAAACTTGAATCAGTTGAGAAGGACGTTTTGAaaagatga
- the LOC140058221 gene encoding uncharacterized protein, with protein sequence MSESDFDEEFLDSMSIEVVAQLSEERLRLLGTRVGASINDTMNKYDLINVIGNHVGLITHESVKTAGNEVELARIELEREKLIFERRKIEMQTQREMEKEKHEFELKKLELANQMGHTTRVSTPNDSEITQNIKWVPKFNEDEVETYFLAFEKIANRLKWPARHWTVFLQTALVGKAQEVFSALADDQCESYDAVKTAVLSTYELVPEAYRQKFRNLGKPYDQTFTEFARKKQILFDRWCSSEREKGEFGKLRELMLVEEFKSCSPTEVRTHLEEQKVDDLRKAASVADNYVLTHKVVDTKSVSKSVDDSKVQSQKTTVNSSSKFVRTCFYCKKKGHIKADCWLFQCKSKGDNKKPQSLPNTLVNTVPLKVTASHDVDECEKLIQSSGPEKVRKLFKPFLSTGSVALINDVNLSKVRVLRDTGASQSLIIESAFGDFVVGVVPSLPVWGVTLLLGNDLAGDRVTVEPVVCKSPVEDENTVCLEKELSHVFPSCAVTRSMANKTIDEDESIDLCDSFYGEITDRVSQEAVCSGPKSHTAQAEQQHPKVCDFGPTVLNWSRLVEEQSNDPDLVSFGQQALSVEEMSIVPVCYYIKDGILMRKWRPPDIPSSDVWNEIHQIVIPSGYRQDIIGIAHDDPLSGHLGVNKTVDKILRHFFWSGLRKDVSNYCKSCHACQVVGKPNQKVPVAPLKPIPAFGEPFSRVIVDCVGPLPRTKNGNEYLLTIMCASSRFPEAIPLRRITAKNVVKALVKFFTWVGLPKAVQSDQG encoded by the exons ATGTCAGAAAGTGATTTTGACGAGGAATTTTTGGATAGCATGTCCATTGAGGTGGTAGCTCAGCTATCAGAGGAGCGTTTGCGACTCCTAGGTACTAGGGTTGGAGCATCTATAAATGATACCATGAATAAATATGACTTGATAAATGTGATTGGAAATCATGTTGGTTTAATTACTCATGAATCCGTAAAAACTGCGGGGAATGAGGTCGAGTTGGCTAGAATTGAGTTGGAAcgtgaaaaattgatttttgaaagaagaaaaatagaGATGCAAACTCAAAGagaaatggaaaaagaaaaacatgaatttgaGTTAAAGAAATTAGAATTAGCTAACCAAATGGGTCACACCACACGGGTTTCTACACCTAATGATTCAGAGATTACTCAGAATATTAAATGGGTTCCCAAGTTTAATGAGGACGAGGTAGAGACATATTTTTTAGCTTTTGAGAAAATTGCTAATAGATTAAAGTGGCCTGCTAGACACTGGACTGTGTTTTTACAAACTGCTCTTGTGGGTAAAGCCCAAGAGGTATTTTCTGCATTGGCTGATGATCAATGTGAAAGCTATGATGCGGTTAAAACTGCTGTTTTGTCAACTTATGAGTTAGTTCCAGAGGCGTATCGTCAGAAATTTAGGAACTTAGGTAAACCTTATGATCAAACGTTTACAGAATTTGCACGTAAGAAGCAGATTCTTTTTGATAGATGGTGTAGTTCGGAACGAGAAAAGGGTGAATTTGGAAAGCTTCGTGAGCTTATGTTAGTTGAGGAGTTTAAATCTTGTTCCCCTACTGAAGTTCGAACACATCTAGAGGAGCAGAAAGTTGATGATTTAAGGAAAGCGGCTTCTGTTGCCGATAATTATGTGCTCACGCACAAGGTGGTGGATACCAAATCGGTTTCCAAATCTGTTGATGATTCTAAGGTCCAAAGTCAGAAAACTACagttaatagtagtagtaaatttGTCAGAACTTGTTTTTACTGCAAGAAAAAGGGTCATATAAAGGCAGATTGCTGGCTGTTTCAATGCAAATCTAAAGGGGATAATAAGAAACCCCAATCACTTCCAAACACGTTAGTAAATACAGTCCCGTTGAAAGTGACAGCGAGTCATGACGTTGATGAATGTGAGAAGTTGATCCAATCTTCAGGTCCGGAAAAAGTGCGAAAGCTATTTAAGCCTTTCCTCTCTACTGGTTCTGTAGCATTGATCAACGATGTGAATCTGAGTAAAGTTCGTGTCTTAAGAGACACAGGGGCGTCACAATCCCTGATAATAGAATCGGCATT CGGAGATTTTGTTGTCGGTGTCGTTCCGAGTCTTCCAGTATGGGGTGTCACACTCCTTTTGGGGAATGATTTGGCCGGAGACAGAGTGACAGTAGAACCGGTTGTGTGCAAGAGTCCTGTTGAAGACGAAAACACGGTGTGTTTAGAGAAAGAATTATCACATGTGTTTCCATCATGTGCGGTGACGCGATCTATGGCAAATAAAACCATAGATGAGGATGAGAGTATTGACTTATGTGATAGTTTTTACGGAGAAATTACAGATCGCGTTTCCCAAGAGGCTGTCTGCTCAGGTCCCAAGTCACACACTGCCCAGGCTGAACAACAGCACCCAAAAGTGTGTGATTTCGGTCCGACAGTTCTCAATTGGTCTAGGTTAGTGGAAGAGCAGAGTAATGATCCTGATTTGGTGTCATTTGGTCAGCAAGCTCTTTCTGTAGAGGAAATGTCTATTGTTCctgtttgttattatataaaggaTGGCATACTTATGCGTAAGTGGAGGCCACCAGATATTCCAAGTAGTGATGTTTGGAATGAGATTCACCAGATAGTTATTCCTAGTGGATACCGTCAGGATATTATTGGTATTGCGCATGATGATCCTCTTTCAGGGCATTTAGGTGTCAATAAAACGGTAGACAAAATTCTCAGGCATTTCTTTTGGTCAGGTCTTAGAAAAGATGTGTCTAACTATTGTAAATCCTGTCATGCGTGTCAGGTAGTGGGGAAGCCTAATCAAAAGGTTCCAGTAGCCCCACTTAAGCCTATTCCTGCATTCGGTGAACCATTTTCAAGGGTTATTGTTGATTGTGTGGGTCCATTACCACGTACTAAAAATGGAAATGAGTATCTATTAACAATAATGTGTGCATCAAGTAGGTTTCCAGAAGCGATTCCTCTTAGGCGTATTACAGCTAAGAATGTTGTTAAAGCATTGGTCAAATTTTTTACATGGGTAGGATTGCCTAAAGCTGTTCAGTCCGATCAAGGATGA